The proteins below come from a single Deltaproteobacteria bacterium genomic window:
- a CDS encoding type II toxin-antitoxin system prevent-host-death family antitoxin gives MSKSISAVEARQKLGELLNRVALLGEEIIIERAGKKIARLSPVENKVSLPTGKLDFRKAAGLGKEIWENIDVDTYLRLERDEWV, from the coding sequence ATGAGTAAATCAATATCAGCAGTTGAAGCACGGCAGAAATTGGGTGAGCTCTTGAACAGGGTGGCCTTGCTGGGAGAAGAAATCATCATTGAACGAGCGGGTAAGAAAATCGCTCGCCTGTCACCTGTAGAAAACAAAGTATCACTGCCCACTGGCAAGCTTGACTTTCGTAAGGCTGCGGGACTTGGAAAAGAAATCTGGGAAAACATAGACGTTGATACTTACCTGAGACTGGAGCGGGACGAATGGGTTTAG